In the genome of Bradyrhizobium sp. CIAT3101, one region contains:
- a CDS encoding methyl-accepting chemotaxis protein, whose amino-acid sequence MSAALGLKTKPTTTEPADDDSDISALINRLTAEVNQIAVDKTKSIQQITNQMKMLALNALIESSRAGAQGAGFAVVAQEVRGVGQQVETIARELETQLTKRTGDLVASIDRMSQRSRGERMMDLSLNAVELIDRNLYERTCDVRWWATDSAVVDCAASPAPAAVSYASQRLGVILGAYTVYLDLWLCDLDGNVIANGRADRFRVVGQNVAHTKWFREAKTLRSGDDYVAGDIENQPLLGNAQVATYCASVRAGGQANGAPIGVLAIHFDWEPQARAIVQGVRVGDADKARVLLVDSHFRVIAASDGQGILSERISISLNGQRSGFYQDRSGAMIAFHATPGYETYRGLGWYGVIVCAT is encoded by the coding sequence ATGTCTGCTGCGCTGGGTCTGAAAACCAAGCCGACCACCACCGAACCCGCCGACGACGATTCCGACATCTCCGCGCTGATCAACCGCCTGACCGCGGAGGTCAACCAGATCGCGGTCGACAAGACCAAGTCGATCCAGCAGATCACCAACCAGATGAAGATGCTGGCGCTGAACGCGCTGATCGAGAGCTCGCGGGCCGGCGCGCAGGGCGCGGGCTTCGCGGTGGTGGCGCAGGAGGTCCGCGGTGTCGGCCAGCAGGTCGAGACCATCGCGCGCGAGCTCGAGACGCAGCTGACCAAACGCACCGGCGATCTCGTCGCCTCGATCGACCGCATGAGCCAGCGGTCGCGCGGCGAGCGGATGATGGATCTCTCCCTCAATGCGGTCGAGCTGATCGACCGCAACCTCTATGAGCGTACCTGCGACGTGCGCTGGTGGGCCACCGATTCCGCCGTGGTCGATTGCGCGGCCTCGCCTGCGCCGGCCGCAGTCAGCTACGCCTCGCAGCGCCTCGGCGTCATCCTCGGCGCCTACACCGTCTATCTCGACCTCTGGCTCTGCGACCTCGACGGCAACGTCATCGCCAACGGCCGCGCGGATCGCTTTCGTGTGGTCGGCCAGAACGTCGCCCACACCAAATGGTTTCGCGAGGCAAAGACCTTGCGCTCCGGCGACGACTATGTCGCCGGCGACATCGAGAACCAGCCGCTGCTCGGCAACGCGCAGGTCGCGACCTACTGCGCCAGCGTCCGCGCCGGCGGCCAGGCCAACGGCGCGCCGATCGGCGTGCTCGCCATCCATTTCGACTGGGAGCCGCAGGCGCGCGCGATCGTGCAAGGCGTGCGCGTCGGCGATGCCGACAAGGCCCGCGTGCTGCTGGTCGACTCGCATTTCCGCGTCATCGCCGCCTCCGACGGCCAAGGCATCCTGAGCGAACGCATCTCGATCTCGCTCAACGGCCAGCGCTCCGGCTTCTACCAGGACCGCTCCGGCGCGATGATCGCCTTCCATGCGACGCCGGGTTACGAGACCTATCGCGGGCTTGGCTGGTACGGCGTGATCGTCTGCGCGACGTGA